The following are encoded in a window of Artemia franciscana chromosome 5, ASM3288406v1, whole genome shotgun sequence genomic DNA:
- the LOC136027676 gene encoding transcription initiation factor IIB-like, which yields MASCYYHPEACLIEDSHAGDIICPECGLVCVDRCLDVSVEWNYTKTSRPVENSKIVHPEGDKPDDMPPNVPSDESRNQKRIFNQTLKMAARNIKEMAEKLNLTKAVVDKAIQIFNTIHDKEYLKGMTKDSIGSACLYLICRQESMPRKFREVCAVSKARQKEIGKVFKLILENREFLPHEI from the coding sequence ATGGCATCCTGTTATTATCACCCTGAAGCATGTTTAATTGAAGATTCTCACGCAGGGGATATCATTTGTCCGGAATGTGGATTGGTCTGTGTTGATAGATGTCTTGATGTTAGTGTAGAATGGAACTACACTAAGACTTCGCGTCCTGTCGAAAACAGTAAAATTGTTCACCCTGAAGGTGATAAGCCAGATGATATGCCGCCAAATGTGCCAAGCGACGAGTCCAGGAACCAAAAGAGaatttttaatcaaactttGAAAATGGCTGCAAGAAACATTAAAGAAATGgctgaaaaacttaatttaacgAAGGCAGTAGTCGATAAAGCTATTCAAATATTTAACACGATTCATGATAAAGAATACTTGAAAGGGATGACTAAAGATTCTATTGGCTCAGCTTGTTTATATCTCATTTGTCGACAAGAGTCCATGCCAAGAAAATTTAGAGAAGTTTGTGCTGTTTCCAAGGCTCGTCAAAAAGAAATTGGTAAGGTTTTCAAGTTGATACTCGAAAACAGGGAGTTTCTACCTCacgaaatttaa
- the LOC136027678 gene encoding transcription initiation factor IIB-like encodes MASCRYHPEACLIEDSHAGDIICPECGLVCVDRCLDVSVEWNYTKTSRPVENSKIVHPEGDKPDDMPPNVPSDESRNQKRIFNQTLKMAARNIKEMAEKLNLTKAVVDKAIQHFNTIHDKEYLKGMTKDSIGSACLYLICRQDSMPRKFREVCAVSKARQKEIGKVFKLILENREFLPHEI; translated from the coding sequence ATGGCATCCTGTCGTTATCACCCTGAAGCATGTTTAATTGAAGATTCTCACGCAGGGGATATCATTTGTCCGGAATGTGGATTGGTCTGTGTTGATAGATGTCTTGATGTTAGTGTAGAATGGAACTACACTAAGACTTCGCGTCCTGTCGAAAACAGTAAAATTGTTCACCCTGAAGGTGATAAGCCAGATGATATGCCGCCAAATGTGCCAAGCGACGAGTCCAGGAACCAAAAGAGaatttttaatcaaactttGAAAATGGCTGCAAGAAACATTAAAGAAATGgctgaaaaacttaatttaacgAAGGCAGTAGTCGATAAAGCTATTCAACATTTTAACACGATTCATGATAAAGAATACTTGAAAGGGATGACTAAAGATTCTATTGGCTCAGCTTGTTTATATCTCATTTGTCGACAAGATTCCATGCCAAGAAAATTTAGAGAAGTTTGTGCTGTTTCCAAGGCTCGTCAAAAAGAAATTGGTAAGGTTTTCAAGTTGATACTCGAAAACAGGGAGTTTCTACCTCacgaaatttaa